The Pontibacter pudoricolor genome contains a region encoding:
- a CDS encoding non-canonical purine NTP diphosphatase — MKELCFATNNRNKIAEVSQMLEGKYKLLSLEDIGCHEELAEDQDTLEGNSRQKASYVWENYNVNCFADDTGLEVDALCGEPGVYSARYAGPQRSDTDNINKLLRSLQGQDNRRARFRTSITLYLDNREYQFEGIVNGTIAHEYKGDKGFGYDPVFIPEGYEKTFAEMSSEEKNAISHRGRAMQKLIGFLQAQ; from the coding sequence ATGAAAGAGCTTTGCTTTGCCACCAACAACCGGAACAAAATTGCTGAAGTCAGCCAGATGCTGGAAGGGAAGTACAAGCTGTTGAGCCTGGAAGATATTGGCTGCCACGAAGAACTGGCTGAAGACCAGGACACTCTGGAAGGCAACTCGCGCCAGAAAGCCAGCTACGTATGGGAGAACTATAATGTAAACTGCTTTGCCGACGACACCGGCCTGGAAGTAGATGCCCTTTGCGGCGAACCAGGTGTTTACTCTGCCCGCTATGCCGGCCCGCAACGCTCCGACACCGATAATATAAACAAATTGCTCCGAAGCCTGCAGGGGCAGGATAACCGCCGTGCCCGTTTCCGCACCTCCATCACCTTGTATTTAGATAACAGGGAATACCAGTTTGAAGGCATCGTAAACGGAACTATAGCACACGAATACAAAGGCGACAAAGGCTTCGGCTACGACCCGGTTTTTATACCGGAAGGTTACGAAAAGACTTTTGCCGAGATGAGTTCCGAAGAGAAAAACGCGATCAGCCATCGTGGCAGAGCGATGCAAAAACTAATTGGTTTTCTGCAGGCGCAGTAG
- a CDS encoding potassium channel family protein, producing the protein MRHRFAVIGLGIFGNSIARTLAERGAEVLAIDAEEEHVEDIKDDVAYAVALDATDIRALEAQNIQDMEAVIVAIGEDFEALLITTANLQELNVKRVITRASNKQQRRILEKMGVQEILSPEGEVGKTVAERLLQPSIRTFLPLPDNYEIVEINTPRGIANKSLAKISLREKYNLNMITIKRFFEEIQDGKPTQVEHIIGVPKADTIIYASDILILIGKKHDVKRFIEVNR; encoded by the coding sequence ATGAGACACAGGTTCGCAGTAATTGGTTTGGGTATTTTTGGCAACTCCATTGCCCGCACGCTGGCCGAGCGCGGCGCCGAGGTACTTGCTATAGATGCTGAGGAAGAACATGTAGAAGACATTAAAGACGATGTTGCCTACGCTGTTGCCTTAGATGCGACCGATATCCGTGCCCTGGAAGCGCAGAACATCCAGGACATGGAAGCTGTGATTGTAGCCATTGGTGAGGACTTTGAAGCCCTGCTTATAACAACGGCCAACCTGCAGGAGCTTAACGTAAAACGCGTAATTACCCGTGCCTCCAACAAACAGCAGCGCCGCATCCTGGAAAAAATGGGCGTGCAGGAAATCCTGTCGCCGGAAGGGGAAGTTGGTAAGACCGTAGCCGAAAGATTGCTGCAACCGAGCATCCGTACGTTTCTTCCGCTGCCTGATAACTATGAGATCGTGGAGATCAATACGCCTCGTGGCATTGCGAACAAAAGCCTGGCTAAAATATCGCTCCGCGAGAAGTATAACCTTAACATGATAACTATAAAGCGCTTTTTTGAGGAAATACAGGACGGTAAACCAACCCAGGTAGAGCACATCATCGGCGTACCTAAGGCCGATACCATTATTTACGCTTCCGATATTCTGATCCTGATCGGGAAAAAGCACGATGTAAAGCGTTTTATTGAAGTAAACCGTTAA
- a CDS encoding phosphoribosyltransferase family protein, protein MGSNQLYTMKHPHQHLILDQTQIKQKVKRMAYEIYEHNFEEKDLVLAGIHENGSLLADMLATQLRSISPINVQLLTIKLNKVSPLETPVVLEPETIAIAGKVVIIVDDVLNTGKTLAYTLTSFLPQSPKKVEIATLVNRHHTLYPVAATYTGLSLATTLREHVEVVLQDEVAAYLH, encoded by the coding sequence ATGGGCAGCAACCAACTATACACCATGAAACATCCGCACCAACACCTGATACTGGACCAGACGCAGATAAAGCAGAAAGTTAAGCGCATGGCCTACGAGATCTACGAGCACAATTTCGAGGAGAAGGACCTGGTGCTGGCTGGCATCCACGAAAACGGATCGTTACTTGCCGACATGCTGGCTACCCAACTGCGCAGTATTTCGCCGATAAATGTACAGTTGCTAACTATAAAACTAAATAAGGTGAGCCCTCTGGAAACACCTGTCGTTTTAGAGCCCGAAACTATAGCTATAGCCGGCAAGGTAGTAATTATAGTGGATGATGTGTTAAATACAGGAAAAACGCTGGCTTATACGTTAACTTCCTTCCTGCCCCAGAGCCCTAAAAAAGTAGAGATCGCTACGTTGGTGAACCGCCACCATACCTTATACCCGGTAGCGGCCACGTACACCGGTTTATCGCTGGCAACCACCCTGCGCGAGCATGTGGAAGTTGTGTTGCAGGATGAAGTAGCGGCGTATCTGCATTAA
- the secDF gene encoding protein translocase subunit SecDF yields MRNKSLIITLTVIVSALCLYFLSFSFVAHNVQKDAEAFATDAQGNIDLVKKQDYLDSIWKEPVFLGYTYQEIKENELGLGLDLKGGMHVVLEVSPVEIIKSMSGNSKDPNFLKALARAQELQKNSQERFTTLFAQAYREVEPDGRLSRIFSNSANRGKISYESSNKEVIDIIDKEVEDAIGRSFNILRTRIDKFGVNQPNIQRLKGSGRIQIELPGIDNPERVRKLLQGMANLEFWEVWSPQEFSPYFMQLNEYLTQQEKAGNLNLRETETKNPLKAAAAKGDVLAQAAASDSNAVAASDTTAKDTAAAALAAADSLANQAGPLARLFTQLPNGIGANVRDTAKINDIFARPDVRAIFPPNMKFLWDVKPIAGDNRQEFVELYAVKKGRDGKAPLSGDAINDARQDFDQQGRPEINMTMNPTGAKKWARLTGNNVGRQIAIVLDNYVYSAPVVQGEITGGSSSISGNFTIEEAQDLANILKAGKMPAPTRIVEEAIVGPSLGQEAINQGLLSTLAGLVIVVVFMIAYYSRGGFIADLALVFNIFFILGILAQFNAALTLPGIAGIVLTLGMAVDANVLIFERMREEARKGLSMREVINKGYDKAFITILDANVTTFLAGFILYFFGSGPVKGFAITLMLGIVTSFFTSVYISRLLIERSFLKTGKLSFSNAFAERMFQNVKFDVMKWKKPAYAFSLSLIIFGFVAMAIKGPNLGVDFQGGRSYVVEFDKAIPASDVRAALTDDFHEEGTEVKTFGASNRVKVITSWLADDESLQADEQVKAALDAGLAEFSDLNPEVLSSSKVGATVADDIQNTAVIALLLSLVGIFIYVMFRFNKWQFSLGGVVALLHDALMIIAIFAILDLFGISYEMDQIFIAAILTIIGFSINDTVVIFDRVREYMNDNPKAHVREIINPALIDTFSRTIITSVTVFMVVLVLFIFGGEILRGFSLAMLIGVVFGVYSTLFIASPIVVDTMKDEKKPAPAPQPTAKKVS; encoded by the coding sequence ATGCGTAACAAATCGTTAATAATCACGCTGACAGTTATCGTATCGGCCTTGTGCCTTTACTTCCTGTCATTCTCGTTTGTTGCCCACAACGTGCAGAAGGATGCAGAAGCATTTGCTACAGATGCACAGGGTAACATAGATCTTGTTAAAAAGCAGGACTACCTCGATTCAATCTGGAAAGAGCCTGTGTTTCTTGGATACACTTACCAGGAAATCAAAGAAAATGAGCTTGGTCTTGGCCTTGACTTAAAAGGTGGGATGCACGTGGTGCTGGAAGTATCTCCTGTTGAGATCATCAAGTCTATGTCTGGTAACAGCAAAGACCCTAACTTCCTGAAGGCGCTTGCACGTGCACAGGAACTGCAGAAGAACAGCCAGGAGCGCTTTACAACCCTGTTTGCACAAGCTTACCGCGAAGTGGAGCCAGATGGCCGACTAAGCCGTATTTTCTCTAACTCTGCAAACCGTGGCAAGATCAGCTACGAATCATCAAACAAAGAGGTAATTGACATCATTGACAAGGAAGTCGAAGATGCCATCGGTCGTTCTTTCAACATCCTTCGTACCCGTATCGATAAGTTTGGTGTAAACCAGCCAAATATCCAGCGCCTGAAAGGCAGTGGACGTATCCAGATCGAATTACCTGGTATTGACAACCCTGAGCGTGTTCGTAAACTGTTACAAGGTATGGCTAACCTGGAGTTCTGGGAAGTATGGTCTCCGCAGGAGTTCAGCCCTTACTTTATGCAGCTGAACGAGTACCTTACACAACAGGAAAAAGCAGGTAACCTGAACCTGAGAGAAACTGAAACAAAAAATCCTTTAAAAGCCGCTGCTGCTAAAGGCGACGTACTGGCACAGGCTGCTGCCTCTGACTCTAACGCCGTAGCTGCTTCTGATACCACTGCTAAAGATACTGCTGCCGCTGCTTTAGCTGCTGCCGATTCACTTGCGAACCAGGCTGGCCCGCTTGCCCGTCTGTTTACACAGTTACCAAACGGTATTGGCGCTAACGTGCGCGATACTGCCAAGATCAATGATATTTTTGCAAGACCTGACGTTCGTGCCATCTTCCCTCCTAACATGAAGTTTTTATGGGATGTGAAGCCAATTGCAGGCGATAACCGCCAGGAGTTTGTAGAGCTGTACGCTGTTAAAAAAGGTCGTGACGGTAAAGCGCCACTTTCCGGTGATGCTATCAACGATGCCCGTCAGGATTTCGACCAGCAGGGTCGCCCTGAGATCAACATGACCATGAACCCGACAGGTGCCAAGAAATGGGCTCGCCTGACAGGTAACAACGTTGGTCGCCAGATCGCCATCGTACTTGACAACTATGTATATTCTGCTCCGGTGGTGCAGGGCGAAATTACAGGTGGTAGCTCGTCTATCTCCGGTAACTTCACTATCGAAGAAGCGCAGGACTTAGCAAACATCCTGAAAGCCGGTAAAATGCCAGCTCCTACCCGTATCGTGGAAGAAGCGATCGTAGGTCCGTCATTAGGCCAGGAAGCTATCAACCAGGGTTTACTTTCTACTTTGGCAGGTCTTGTGATCGTGGTTGTATTCATGATCGCTTACTATAGCCGTGGTGGTTTTATTGCTGACTTGGCTTTAGTATTCAACATCTTCTTTATCCTGGGTATTCTTGCTCAGTTTAATGCAGCCCTTACGCTGCCTGGTATTGCCGGTATTGTGCTTACGCTGGGTATGGCCGTGGATGCGAACGTACTGATATTTGAGCGTATGCGCGAAGAAGCCCGGAAAGGCCTGAGCATGCGCGAAGTGATAAACAAAGGTTACGACAAGGCTTTCATAACTATTCTGGATGCCAACGTAACTACGTTCCTGGCTGGTTTTATCCTTTACTTCTTTGGTTCAGGTCCGGTTAAAGGCTTTGCTATCACGTTGATGTTAGGTATCGTAACTTCATTCTTTACTTCTGTTTACATTTCCCGTTTGTTGATCGAAAGATCTTTCCTGAAAACGGGCAAGCTGTCGTTCTCTAATGCATTTGCTGAGAGAATGTTCCAGAATGTGAAGTTTGATGTAATGAAATGGAAAAAACCAGCCTATGCATTCTCTCTGTCTCTGATCATTTTCGGCTTTGTGGCTATGGCCATTAAAGGACCAAACCTGGGTGTTGACTTCCAAGGTGGACGTTCTTATGTTGTGGAATTCGACAAGGCAATTCCAGCATCTGATGTGCGCGCCGCCTTGACAGATGATTTCCATGAGGAAGGTACAGAAGTTAAGACCTTTGGTGCCTCTAACCGTGTAAAAGTTATTACAAGCTGGCTGGCTGATGACGAGAGTCTTCAGGCAGACGAGCAGGTAAAAGCTGCCCTGGATGCTGGTCTTGCTGAGTTCAGTGACCTGAACCCTGAAGTACTAAGCTCTTCAAAAGTAGGTGCTACCGTAGCGGATGATATTCAGAATACAGCCGTTATCGCGCTTCTTCTTTCACTGGTTGGTATCTTTATTTATGTAATGTTCCGCTTCAACAAGTGGCAGTTTAGCTTGGGTGGTGTGGTAGCGTTGCTTCACGATGCCCTGATGATCATTGCCATATTTGCTATTTTGGATCTGTTCGGAATTTCTTATGAGATGGACCAGATATTTATTGCGGCAATTCTTACCATCATCGGTTTCTCAATTAACGATACCGTGGTAATCTTTGACCGTGTGCGTGAGTACATGAATGATAATCCGAAAGCGCACGTTAGAGAAATCATTAACCCAGCCCTGATTGATACTTTCAGCCGTACCATTATTACATCGGTTACTGTATTTATGGTGGTGCTTGTGCTGTTCATTTTTGGTGGTGAAATACTTCGCGGTTTCTCACTTGCCATGTTGATCGGTGTGGTATTTGGTGTTTACTCGACGTTATTTATTGCATCGCCAATTGTGGTTGATACGATGAAAGATGAGAAGAAGCCTGCTCCGGCACCACAGCCAACAGCAAAAAAGGTTAGCTAA
- a CDS encoding GlmU family protein, with translation MNIILFDDPVIRQNLLPLTFTRPVAEIRTGILTIAEKWQEFTRQVVSSLTQDYLRAKYVPYYDSFHNCYINGAVIPSVELIEEMKKLAYGESFWKGDTLVAFNGGSEQLENLDELIERAGQTKKMSFEGEVQMIREVWEIFVHNGREIRSDFKILTKDRKSQPVNDKFTAVYNEENIFIEEGAKIRAAVLNAEDGPIYIGKNAQVQEGALIKGPFALCEGSHVNMGAKMRGDVTVGPQSKVGGEISASVILGYSNKGHDGFLGNSVIGEWCNLGADTNTSNLKNNYAQVKLWNYARGGFKNTGEQFCGLIMGDHSKCGINTMFNTGTVVGVSANIFGTGFPRNFVPSFSWGGASGFETYQLRKVYEVAEKVMERRHKVLDDTEKAILTEIFNQTQQYRVWDKI, from the coding sequence ATGAACATCATTCTCTTCGACGATCCGGTGATCCGGCAGAACCTGTTACCGCTTACGTTCACGCGCCCGGTGGCAGAAATCCGCACAGGTATTTTAACTATAGCTGAAAAATGGCAGGAGTTTACAAGGCAGGTGGTTTCTTCGCTTACCCAGGATTACCTGAGAGCAAAGTACGTACCTTATTATGATAGCTTTCACAACTGTTACATTAACGGTGCTGTTATCCCGTCCGTGGAGCTGATAGAGGAGATGAAGAAGCTGGCTTATGGAGAATCGTTCTGGAAAGGTGATACGCTTGTTGCTTTTAACGGTGGCAGCGAACAACTGGAGAACCTGGATGAACTGATAGAACGGGCAGGACAAACCAAAAAAATGTCCTTCGAAGGCGAAGTGCAAATGATCAGGGAGGTGTGGGAGATCTTTGTGCACAATGGCCGCGAGATCCGCAGCGATTTTAAGATTTTAACCAAAGACCGCAAAAGCCAGCCCGTAAATGATAAATTTACAGCTGTTTACAACGAAGAGAACATTTTTATTGAAGAAGGCGCTAAAATCAGAGCGGCAGTTTTAAATGCCGAAGATGGCCCGATTTATATTGGTAAAAATGCGCAGGTGCAGGAAGGTGCGCTGATAAAAGGCCCGTTTGCGCTCTGCGAAGGCAGCCACGTGAACATGGGCGCTAAAATGCGTGGCGACGTAACGGTTGGGCCGCAGTCTAAAGTAGGTGGTGAGATCAGTGCATCGGTTATACTGGGCTACTCCAACAAAGGGCACGATGGCTTTTTAGGCAACTCCGTTATTGGCGAGTGGTGCAACCTGGGCGCAGATACCAACACATCAAACCTGAAGAATAACTATGCACAGGTTAAACTATGGAACTATGCCCGCGGCGGTTTCAAGAATACAGGCGAGCAGTTCTGCGGCTTAATTATGGGCGACCATAGTAAGTGCGGCATAAATACCATGTTTAACACCGGTACGGTAGTAGGGGTAAGTGCCAACATTTTTGGTACGGGCTTCCCGCGCAACTTTGTACCTTCGTTTAGCTGGGGCGGTGCTTCAGGTTTCGAAACGTACCAGCTGCGCAAAGTATACGAGGTAGCCGAAAAGGTAATGGAACGCCGTCACAAAGTATTAGACGATACCGAAAAAGCCATTTTAACCGAAATCTTTAACCAAACCCAACAGTACAGGGTGTGGGATAAAATTTAA
- a CDS encoding ATP-binding cassette domain-containing protein, whose amino-acid sequence MPENKLEVDSILFNYGHRQLLTNIYLSCKTGEIAGLLGRNGCGKTTLLKIIFGTLPTLNKHIRINGNVYNEPYKSDNLLAYLPQNDFLPHNIKLHRLIDLYHKEPDKRETIKQDERIQKHLTKYAGELSKGELRYFELMLLLQKDVKFMLLDEPFSGIAPLYVEYIEELLRAHLGTKGFLITDHDYQSVLRVSDRIILLADGYARPINCMEELYQYGYIPANALK is encoded by the coding sequence ATGCCTGAGAACAAACTGGAAGTTGACAGCATTCTTTTCAATTATGGGCACAGGCAACTTCTTACCAATATTTATCTAAGCTGCAAAACCGGCGAAATTGCAGGATTGCTGGGCAGGAATGGATGTGGCAAAACAACTCTTCTCAAGATCATTTTTGGTACGCTACCCACGCTTAACAAACACATCCGCATTAATGGCAACGTTTATAATGAGCCTTACAAAAGCGATAACCTACTTGCTTACCTTCCGCAAAACGACTTTTTGCCTCACAACATAAAGCTGCACAGGCTCATAGATCTCTATCATAAAGAGCCGGATAAGAGAGAAACTATAAAACAGGACGAGCGAATACAGAAACATCTTACAAAATATGCCGGAGAACTCTCGAAAGGTGAACTGCGCTACTTTGAACTGATGCTCCTATTGCAGAAAGATGTAAAGTTTATGCTGCTGGATGAGCCATTCTCCGGAATAGCGCCACTATATGTTGAGTATATAGAAGAGTTACTTAGGGCGCACCTTGGAACAAAAGGCTTCCTCATTACGGACCACGATTACCAGTCGGTGTTGCGGGTCAGTGATAGAATCATACTTCTTGCTGATGGGTATGCGAGGCCAATAAATTGCATGGAGGAACTATACCAATACGGTTATATTCCGGCTAATGCGCTGAAGTAA
- a CDS encoding RNA methyltransferase → MPQNKTIAQQLRYLLMSVTLLWALMLNGQEVRAYVLPADNTEKQEKPRVTDVPSPEAKTVVKQKVSLEATTSFITLNLQQATLPASFPAFAALTDEVLPAQTALPSGNGFVAQLFPTTIQPNAP, encoded by the coding sequence ATGCCACAAAACAAAACTATAGCACAGCAGCTCAGGTATCTTTTGATGTCGGTAACCTTGCTTTGGGCGCTTATGCTCAATGGTCAGGAGGTGCGTGCCTATGTATTGCCGGCAGATAACACTGAAAAGCAGGAGAAGCCACGGGTTACCGATGTTCCTTCTCCGGAAGCTAAAACAGTTGTAAAACAGAAAGTATCGTTAGAGGCTACCACCTCTTTTATAACCTTAAACCTGCAGCAGGCTACGTTGCCGGCCTCGTTTCCTGCTTTTGCAGCCCTGACCGACGAAGTGCTGCCAGCCCAGACTGCCTTACCTTCAGGCAATGGCTTTGTAGCACAGCTTTTCCCTACAACCATACAGCCCAACGCCCCTTAG
- a CDS encoding type B 50S ribosomal protein L31 → MKKGIHPEYREVVFQDMTSDFKFITRSTMNSDETITMEDGKTYPVVKVEVSSASHPFYTGKNIFVDTAGRVEKFNTRYKKK, encoded by the coding sequence ATGAAAAAAGGCATTCACCCAGAGTACAGAGAGGTGGTTTTCCAGGATATGACGAGTGATTTCAAATTTATCACACGTTCTACCATGAACTCTGATGAGACAATCACCATGGAAGACGGTAAAACATATCCGGTAGTAAAAGTGGAGGTTTCTTCTGCGTCACACCCTTTCTATACTGGTAAAAACATTTTCGTGGATACTGCTGGTCGTGTAGAGAAATTCAACACACGTTACAAGAAAAAATAA
- a CDS encoding NifU family protein yields the protein MIDNKEKMVSVYAEANPNPESMKLVMNVQLLPDGQSVDYPDLESAVESPLAQELFNFDYVSRVFIASNFVTITKNSTIEWVKLIPELRTFLKSYVEAGGPIFNEGFSAAPKTETSISGETSEGDAAIVKKVIDLLENYVRPAVEQDGGNISFKSYNDGVVTVHLQGSCSGCPSATVTLKAGIENLLKRMVPEVKEVVADGVTI from the coding sequence ATGATAGATAATAAAGAGAAAATGGTGTCGGTATATGCTGAGGCTAACCCGAACCCAGAGTCAATGAAATTAGTGATGAACGTGCAGTTGCTGCCAGATGGCCAGAGCGTGGATTACCCGGATCTGGAAAGTGCAGTAGAGTCGCCGTTGGCACAGGAGCTTTTCAATTTCGATTACGTTTCGCGTGTGTTCATTGCCAGCAACTTTGTAACTATAACCAAGAACTCAACTATAGAGTGGGTAAAGCTTATACCTGAGTTGCGCACCTTCCTGAAATCTTATGTTGAGGCTGGTGGCCCTATCTTTAACGAAGGCTTCTCGGCTGCTCCGAAAACGGAGACTTCTATATCCGGCGAAACATCAGAAGGCGACGCAGCTATAGTTAAGAAAGTGATCGATCTGTTGGAGAACTACGTACGTCCGGCTGTAGAGCAGGATGGCGGTAACATTTCTTTCAAATCTTATAACGACGGTGTGGTTACAGTGCACCTGCAAGGCTCGTGCAGCGGCTGCCCATCTGCTACTGTAACGCTTAAAGCCGGTATCGAGAACCTGCTGAAGCGTATGGTACCAGAAGTAAAAGAAGTTGTTGCTGATGGCGTTACCATCTAA
- a CDS encoding sodium:proton antiporter, which produces MLTNFILLAQNQISPPGFLIIPFLLLIGMIAAGPIFFSHFWENNYKKVAVVLALIVLGYYLFALQDVHMPIHTFFEYASFAVLLSSLYISAGGIYINVNARATPAMNVALVAIGAVLANIVGTTGASLLLIRPFIRLNIHRIKAYQIVFFIFIVSNAGGLLTPLGDPPLFIGFLKGVPFFWTLQHLFTPWLIAIALLCLVFYFVDRRNKITDFTPSPEVVSKLDERTEFYVSGKRNLFWLAIIIGAIFLDPNVIESLPHIYYDGNKFSFLREIIQLSAAFFCYRNASKTAMAGNQFSFHPILEVVFLFFGIFFTMMPALQLSAEIASAPQYAKYITPNFLYWATGSLSSFLDNAPTYANFLSLGMAKYDMAQNSVVEVRQFATGTGADPITLTLLEAISLASVLFGAFTYIGNGPNFMVKAIAESAGIKMPSFFGYVFRYSIPFLLPILIIIWYLVVELKLF; this is translated from the coding sequence ATGCTAACTAATTTCATTCTACTGGCCCAGAACCAAATTTCTCCGCCGGGCTTCCTTATCATTCCTTTTCTTTTATTGATCGGCATGATCGCTGCCGGGCCAATTTTCTTTAGCCACTTCTGGGAAAACAACTATAAAAAAGTGGCCGTGGTACTTGCCCTTATAGTTTTAGGGTATTACCTCTTTGCCCTGCAGGACGTGCACATGCCGATACATACTTTTTTTGAGTATGCCTCTTTTGCAGTGCTGCTTAGCTCCTTATACATCTCTGCAGGCGGTATTTATATAAATGTTAATGCGCGGGCCACACCAGCCATGAACGTAGCCCTGGTAGCCATAGGGGCCGTATTAGCAAACATTGTAGGTACAACAGGTGCGTCGCTTTTGCTTATCCGCCCGTTCATCCGCCTGAACATACACCGTATTAAAGCATACCAGATCGTATTCTTTATTTTTATAGTTAGCAATGCGGGCGGTCTGCTTACCCCCCTTGGCGACCCGCCGTTATTTATCGGTTTCCTGAAAGGCGTTCCTTTCTTCTGGACATTACAGCACTTGTTTACACCCTGGCTTATTGCAATTGCCTTGCTTTGCCTTGTTTTTTACTTTGTAGACAGAAGAAATAAAATAACAGACTTTACCCCTAGTCCGGAAGTAGTATCGAAACTGGATGAACGTACTGAATTCTATGTAAGTGGTAAGCGCAACCTGTTCTGGCTGGCAATTATTATCGGGGCTATTTTCCTGGACCCTAACGTGATTGAAAGCTTACCGCATATTTATTATGATGGCAACAAGTTCTCTTTCCTCCGTGAAATTATTCAGCTTTCTGCTGCTTTCTTTTGCTACCGTAATGCAAGCAAAACAGCCATGGCAGGTAATCAGTTCTCCTTCCATCCTATTCTGGAAGTCGTGTTCCTGTTCTTCGGTATTTTCTTTACGATGATGCCTGCCTTACAGCTTTCGGCTGAAATTGCCTCTGCACCGCAGTATGCAAAATATATTACACCTAACTTCCTGTATTGGGCAACCGGCTCACTTTCCAGCTTCCTGGATAACGCGCCTACGTATGCCAACTTCCTGTCACTTGGAATGGCCAAGTATGATATGGCACAAAACAGCGTGGTGGAAGTTCGCCAGTTTGCCACCGGTACCGGAGCAGACCCTATTACGCTAACCTTACTGGAAGCCATTTCGCTGGCATCGGTGCTGTTTGGTGCTTTTACCTATATTGGTAACGGGCCTAACTTTATGGTAAAAGCCATTGCTGAAAGTGCTGGTATTAAAATGCCATCTTTCTTCGGTTATGTGTTCCGTTATTCTATCCCGTTCCTGTTGCCAATCCTGATCATTATCTGGTACCTGGTTGTAGAACTGAAATTGTTCTAA
- the udk gene encoding uridine kinase: protein MQKPYIVGITGGSASGKTTFLNKLLTSFSPENVCLISQDNYYKSREHQTCDTNGVTNFDLPSCIDEVAYAHDVLRVSQGETVYRTEYTFNNPNVVPKQLEFKPAPIVVVEGIFVFYFEEIAKLLDLKVYIDAKEYIKLQRRIVRDKVERGYDLDDVLYRYTHHVAPTYEKYIKPYKNDADIIIPNNNNFEKGLEVLTTFLNSKIK, encoded by the coding sequence ATGCAAAAGCCATATATCGTCGGGATTACAGGAGGTAGTGCTTCAGGAAAAACAACTTTTTTGAACAAGCTACTGACATCTTTTTCACCAGAAAATGTCTGCCTGATCTCTCAGGACAATTATTACAAATCTCGCGAACACCAGACCTGCGACACCAACGGGGTTACTAATTTCGACCTTCCTTCCTGTATAGACGAAGTGGCGTATGCCCACGACGTACTGAGAGTGAGCCAGGGTGAAACTGTTTACCGGACTGAATATACTTTTAACAACCCCAACGTAGTGCCAAAGCAGCTGGAATTTAAACCGGCGCCTATAGTTGTAGTGGAAGGTATTTTTGTGTTTTACTTTGAGGAAATAGCCAAACTGCTCGATCTGAAAGTATACATCGATGCCAAAGAGTATATAAAACTGCAGCGCCGTATAGTTCGCGACAAAGTAGAGCGCGGCTACGACCTGGACGACGTACTATACCGTTACACGCACCATGTAGCGCCTACCTACGAAAAATATATTAAGCCCTATAAAAACGACGCTGATATTATTATCCCGAATAATAATAACTTTGAAAAAGGACTGGAGGTACTAACCACTTTCCTTAACTCAAAAATAAAGTAA